TCATCGATCATCACCTGAGCCAGATCGCTGATTTTGATGGACGGCATTTTGGTGACGAAGACCTCGCCGCCGCAAGCCAGAGAGGCCGAGTCGATCACCAGTTGCACGGCCTGGGGCAGGCTCATGATAAAGCGGGTCATGCCCGGATCGGTCAGGGTGACGGGGCCGCCCTTGCGGATTTGCTCCCGGAATATGGGGATGACCGATCCCCGGGAGCCCAAGACATTGCCGAAACGGGTGGACGCGTAAATGGGGCCGCCGTCCCGGGAATTGGAGTCCGCAGCGGTCATAAGGCGCTCGCCCATGAGCTTGGAAGTGCCCATGACATTGGTGGGGTTTACGGCTTTGTCCGAACTGGTGAAAATAACGCGTTCCACCTTGTTGTCGGCCGCGGCGGTGATGATGTTCTGCACGCCCATGATATTGGTGCGGACCGCTTCAAAGGGGGATTTTTCGCAAAGGATCACGTGTTTGAAGGCCGCAGCATGAAAAACCGCGTGGACGCCCCGCATCTTGCGGGCCAGCTTGTGTTCGTCCCGGACGTCGGCCAGAAAAAAACGGCCGTTGGCATTCTTCTGAAAGCGCTGCTCCAGAAAAAACAACTCGCTTTCGTTGTTGTCCAGGCCGATCAGCTCCTCCACCTGATGCTCTTCCAGCAACTGGCGCACCAGCTCCGACCCCACCGTGCCGCAGGCCCCGGTGACCAACACCCTCTTTCCTTTAAGGAATGACTCCATGCAACTTCCCTTTCTTACCGGCTATCGTCCTTGCCCAGGATTTTGCGAACGGCCCGGGCGGTCCTGTCGGCCAGTAAGTTCACATCGAAATTTTCCTGAATTCTTGACCTGTTTTTTTGACATAAATCGGGTTCAATTGCAATGCGCTTCCTGATTTCCAGCATGCCTTGGGCCAGTTTTTCCGAGTCCCTGGGCGGAACCGCGATCCCGCAATCCCCCACGATAAGGGCGGAGTCGCCCACGTCCGTGGCCACGCAAGGGAGCGAGCAGCTCATGGCCTCGCCAACGGAATTGGAAAAGCCCTCGTGCTCCACCGAGGACGAAACCAAAACGTCCAAAGCGCCGTAGACGGCCGGCATGTCGGTGTGAGGGCCGGCCCAGATGACTTTGTCAGCCACGCCCAGCTGGGCCGCCAGTTCTTCTAACTCCCGCCGCGCCGGGCCGGGCTTGGGGCCCACGCACACAAAGCGCACGTTTTTTTCCTTCTGCGAGACGATTTGGGCCGCCTCCAAGAAATATCTATGGCCTTTCATGGGCCGTAGTGAGGCGACCACGCCGTAAACCGTACAGCCTTCCGCAACGCCCCATTTTTCCCTCAGCACCCTGCCCTTTTGTACGTGTTTAACGAACCGGGCCGTATCAATGCCGTTGTGGATCACCTCCACCTTGGATTGGGGGAATCCCCGGGCGATGACGTCGGCCGCTCCGGCCCGGGAGTTGGAGACGATCAGATGGGGAAATCCGGACAGGCTTTTCTCCAAAAAATAAAACATGCGGGCAAACCAGCCTGCGCTGTTCAAATCCTTGTCCGAAGCGCGAACGCTCCAAATCACCTTGACTCCGCCGGCCAGCATGGCGCAGGGGATTGCGTAGATGTTGGGGCCGGGCAAAAAGGAGTACACCGCTTGGATGCGGCGGCGGCGAAGCTCCTTGATGAGTCTGGCGCAGGCGGAAAACAGGTCCCACCTTCCTTTTTTGTTCAGCAAAAAAAGGTCGACTCCCGGCTGGTTTTCCAAATCCTTAAGCAAGGGGCCGCGTTCGTAAAAAAGGCCCACGGTCACGTCAAAGGCGTCTTTGTCCAGGGCCTTGGCCAAAGCGACCAGTTGCCGTTCGGCGCCTCCGGCGTCCAGGGCGCTGGCCAAAAGCATAAGGCGGATTTTTCCTGTTTTTTCCATGGCCTCCCCCGGGCTTTAGTCTTTGCGGGAAATGCGAAAGCAGTAATCGGTTTTTTCCAGGCGCTCCACCTGCACCCTGCAAAAATCGCCGCTGCATTCCTGCAGATCCGCCACGGCGCTCCGGACGTCGTCCAGGGTGATCCCCGGAACCTTTTGCTTCATGTATTCCGCATCGCTCTGCTTGCGGTTCAGGATCTTGTTTACAGCGACCTTGAAGTCGTAAACCGAATCCTTGACCTTCCACCGCAGCATGGCGCCCAGGGCCTTGACCGGGGACCGCTTCTCAAAAGGAGAGTCCAGCAGCAGACGGGCCAGGGAATCCGTAATGGTGCGGCATGCGAACGGGCCGTCGATATTCGCGGCGTAATCCTTGCCGAGAGAGGATTCAGGCGCGGCCATTTCCTCGCCTTTCAGGATGCGGGAAACCACGTCCACGGTTTCCTGGGGAGTAAAGGCGGAAATGCTGACCACCCTGGGCAATTCGTACTCATATATGTCGGACAGCACGGGCCTGTAGGCCACAACGGGCTTGCCCAGAACGTGGGCCTCCACTCCGGTGGTGCAGGAGTTGTGGATGAGGGCCTCGGAAGCCAGCAGCCAGGGTATGACGTTGCCTTTGTGGATGACCTCCACGTTATTCAGGCCGCGGACGGCCTCGTGCCAGTTTTCGTGGTTTTCCGATGGATGGGGCCGCAGCACGATTTTATGCTTTGGGAAGGCCTTGCTGAGTTCGGGCAGCAAGTCCTTAAAGCTCTCGTAGACCGCGCCCACGTGATCCACCCAATCCTGGAGGAATTTTTCATGGACCTCGTTGATGATGCGGCCGTTATCCCGCATGATGTGTTCAATAAAATATTTGGGGCCGTAAAAGTTGTTGTACAGGCCGAAATTGGTGTTGACCAGAATAAAACGGCCGTGGGCCTTGCGCAGAGCGTCCGCCTCCTTATGAAAGATGCTTTGATAAGGCTCGCGCAGGAGGTCGAACCTGGGGTTGCCGGCTATGACGGTCTTTTTGGCCTGATCCCCCATCTTCATGGCGATGGCGCCGGCCTGAACCTTGCCCCAGGCGTAAAAGGCGTCCAGCATGGAGAAAACTTCCGCCGAAACCCGGTCCCGGGCGTAGGTTTCCTGATCCACTATCACCAGGCCTTCCTCGCACCAGGCCGTGACTTTGTAGCCCAGATCCTTCAACAGGCTGGTTCCGGGGAGTTTGGGAGGGGCCACGCCCTTTTCCACGTAAATTCCCCGAGGCAGATATTTGGCCCTTCTGAGCAATTCCGACTGCATGCCGATCAGCACGGAGAAGCCGGCTTCGGCGGCGAAGCACGCCAACAGGATTTTTGCGTGCATTTCGCGCACCTGGGTTTCGATGGGCACAAGTAAAAGAGGACGCCTGGACATATTGCAACAAGACTCCTAATAGCAAATCCGTTTTTGGATGGTAAAATCGAAGGTTTTCAGAACGTCCAAAATCTTCGGGCCGGCCTTGCCGTCTCCCCACATGTGGTTTTCTTCGTACCGGCCGTGGTTCAACTGCTTTTGGATGGCGGCTTTGATCTCGGCTTTGTCGTAGCCCACGTCGATGATGTTGACGCTCCGGTCCCGGCCAGACTGGCGGGAGCCGATGTTCACGCAGGGGGTTCCCAAAAAGGCGGCCTCGCGAATGCCGCTTGAGGAGTTGCCCACAATGGCCTGGGCGTTTTTAAGCAGGGGCGCGTAATGCTCGATGGGCAGGCTTTTGAAAAAATGCATGGGCGCGTCCACGTGCTTCTCGCGAAAAATCCGGATGCCTTTGGATATGCCGTCGGACCCCGCGTCCATGTTGGGCCAGATCCAGATGGTTCCCATGCCCAGCTCGTGGATGGCGTTCAGGGTCTGATTGACGTGCTCCAGATTTTCGGCGTACTCGGTGGTGACCGGATGCTGGATGACCGTCAAATAAGGCTGGGTAAGGTCCACCCGGGCGCCCACGCCCGCGGAAGCCTGCTTTTCCATAATCGGCTGCAGGTTGTCCAGATCCAGCCCGGCGATGACATCCAGGCTGGTGGCGCCCACCGGGAACACGGTTTCGGGCGCTTCGCCCATTCGAATAATGCGATCCGCGGCTTCCTGGGTGGCGGGAAAATGCACATGGGCGAGTTTGGTGATGGCGTGGCGAATGCTTTCGTCAATGGAGCCGGAAACCTCGCCGCCTTCCATGTGCGCCACGGGGATGTTCATGTACGAGGCTGTCATGGCGATGGAAAGGCATTCGAACCGGTCGGCGATGACCATGACCACGTCCGGCTGCAGGTTCTCAAAGGCCGTGGTGAACTCGCTGACGGCCAGGCCCGCGCTTTTCGCCATGGTGACCGGGGTTTCGCCTTCCACCAGAAAATGGATGCGCCGGTCCACATTCACGCCCATGGTTGTGAGGGAATCGGCTATGTTGCCGTACTTGGCCAGGATGGCGCCGCCCCCCACGATGATCTGCAGTTCCACGTCCGGGTCGTTTTCCGCGGCCTGTATGATGGACTTGACCTTGGCGTAATTGCCTCTCGTAGTGATGACCAGGCATAGTTTCATTTTCAACGCAATTGCTCCCATGTAATCAATTCGTCTTCCCGGATGTCAACGGCCGCCTCCCTGCCCAGAACCTTATCCATTTCAGCGGGGGAAATGCCGGTTCCGGGCCTTTTGCACACCAGCATGTCTTCGGTAATGCACTGGCCTGCGCTAATGGCGCAGGCTGAGACGATGCTTTTGCGCGCCCAGGCCAGGCTTTGCTTTTCGGCCTTGTTGGGGCTTTTGACTCCGCTTCCCAGGCTTTCCTCCACCTCCCGGACCTGCTCCACAAAAAGATACAGGTCGTCCGGGCCGCAAGAGACTTTCCAGTCCTGGGCGTTGGGCACCTCAAAATCCAGGGTGATGTGCTTTTCAATGACGGCCGCGCCCATGGCAACGGCCGCCAGGGGGATGTGATACCCCATGGTGTGGTCCGAATATCCGGCGATCACGCCCATGTCTTGAAGGGCTTTGATGGCGCGGAGGTTGATCAGCCGGGGCGCCGTGGGATAGGCCGTGACGCAATGAAGCACGGCCAGTTGGGGGTTGCCCGCCTTTACAAAAATATCCACGGCTTCCTGAATTTGCTCTTCCGTATACATGCCTGTGGATAAAATAACCGGCTTGCCCTTTTGGGCGACCTTGCGGATAAAGGGCCAGTTTTCCACCTCGCCCGACCCGATTTTGTATACAGGCGTATCCAGGGAATCCAGAAAGTCCAGGCTGGGCTCGTCGTGGGCCGTGGCGAAAAAGGTGATGCATTTTTCCCGGCAATACTCCGCAATTTTTTTAAAGGAGTCGTAGGGCAATTCCCGGGAGGCCAAACGGTCGATCCATTCCTGAGAGGCGGTGGATATGAGCTTACGAGCCTGAAACACCTGGAACTTGATGGCGTCCGCTCCGGCTTCCACGGCAAGGTCCACCAGGTCATAGGCCTTTTTCAAACTGCCGAAATGGGCCACGCCCGCCTCGGCAATGATGTACACCGGGCATCCGGCGCCCACGGGACGTCCGTCAATCTCAAATTGCTTTGCAAATTCAAAGGCCATAGCGCCCTCTTATACCGGCTTTCTGTTTAAGGTCATCATCTTGTAGCCGTATCCGTTTTCCCGGATGAAATCCTCTGCCTTGGGCCTGTTTTCGCCCGAAAAAAAGGCGTGCAAGGGGCCTTTTTCCTGCTCATCCCGCAAGTAAGGATCCCTGCCCTCCAGGTAATTCAACACCGCGTCCAAATCCGGCTGGTGAAAGGAAATGGCTATATTTTCCAGCCCGGATTGCTTCATCACGTACTTGATGCTTTGGGGCGTAAAATACGAGGGATGATTCCGGCCGTCGAACGTGGCTGCGTGCTCCCGGAGCACCCGGCAGACCATGCTGGCGCCGTTGGGGCAGAAGGTCAGGAGGATTCCGCCGGGCTTGAGGATTTCGGCGATCTGGCTGATTACCTCCACCGGCCGTTTCAAGTGCTCGATAACGCCCCACAAGGTGACCACATCAAAGGATTCGGGCGGAAAGCCGGCCTCGTCCAGCAACCGGGGCCGCACATCCAGGCCAAGCTCTTTGGTTGCGTAAGCCACGGCCTTTTCGTTCAGTTCCAGGCCCACGGCGTCCCAACCGGCTTCCTTGGCCAGGGCCAGAAAATGGCCGATGGAGCAGCCGATGTCCAGAACCCGGCCGGGCTTGTCCGTCCCAAGGGCTGCTTGCATGGCGTCGATGCCGCGCTGGTACTTGCCTTTGTCGTAAGACGCGTTGGCCTGGGAAAGCAGAACCTCGATCCAGAGGTCGTTGGCGGAAACCTCGGCGCATTCGCCGCCTTCGCCCGCGCCGCGATAACAATCGTTCAGGGCGTCTTCGTTGATCTGGGGATTGCCGAAAATATGGCCGCAGACCGAGGTGTTTTTGCAGCGCCTGAACTCAAAGCCCTGCTTTTTGAACCATAGCTCGCTTTGGCCGCAGCCGCAGACCGGGCATTTATCCAGGGGCTCGGCGAACTCGGGCTTGATGCCGTCGGCGCCGTCGGAAAGCAGGGCGATCTCCCTGTCCCTGGCGGCAAAATACTTGTCCCGGCCGGTTTGCTGCACAAAATCGTAAGTGCTTGCGCTTTGTTTATCCGTTTCTTTCATGAAACGCCTCATTCTTTCGTATGGGTAAAGACGCGATCCGCCTTATAATTTATAGATCAAAACCTTTTACCTTGCCGCTTTTGAGATACCACTCAGCGGTTTCAAAATCCTCGGGGCCGTCCACGTCCAGGGCGTAGGAATACGGCACTTCCACGGGTACGG
The Desulfatibacillum aliphaticivorans DSM 15576 DNA segment above includes these coding regions:
- a CDS encoding polysaccharide biosynthesis protein, whose protein sequence is MESFLKGKRVLVTGACGTVGSELVRQLLEEHQVEELIGLDNNESELFFLEQRFQKNANGRFFLADVRDEHKLARKMRGVHAVFHAAAFKHVILCEKSPFEAVRTNIMGVQNIITAAADNKVERVIFTSSDKAVNPTNVMGTSKLMGERLMTAADSNSRDGGPIYASTRFGNVLGSRGSVIPIFREQIRKGGPVTLTDPGMTRFIMSLPQAVQLVIDSASLACGGEVFVTKMPSIKISDLAQVMIDELAEEFGRDPKSIEIENIGIKPGEKMYEELMSHEETRRVWELPKYFAVLPAFTSLYREVTYDYPQVAGKTVDNPYNSGIEENMSREALASFLKENNLLFEGDKGKEHPSQRYFP
- a CDS encoding glycosyltransferase; protein product: MEKTGKIRLMLLASALDAGGAERQLVALAKALDKDAFDVTVGLFYERGPLLKDLENQPGVDLFLLNKKGRWDLFSACARLIKELRRRRIQAVYSFLPGPNIYAIPCAMLAGGVKVIWSVRASDKDLNSAGWFARMFYFLEKSLSGFPHLIVSNSRAGAADVIARGFPQSKVEVIHNGIDTARFVKHVQKGRVLREKWGVAEGCTVYGVVASLRPMKGHRYFLEAAQIVSQKEKNVRFVCVGPKPGPARRELEELAAQLGVADKVIWAGPHTDMPAVYGALDVLVSSSVEHEGFSNSVGEAMSCSLPCVATDVGDSALIVGDCGIAVPPRDSEKLAQGMLEIRKRIAIEPDLCQKNRSRIQENFDVNLLADRTARAVRKILGKDDSR
- a CDS encoding surface carbohydrate biosynthesis protein; this encodes MSRRPLLLVPIETQVREMHAKILLACFAAEAGFSVLIGMQSELLRRAKYLPRGIYVEKGVAPPKLPGTSLLKDLGYKVTAWCEEGLVIVDQETYARDRVSAEVFSMLDAFYAWGKVQAGAIAMKMGDQAKKTVIAGNPRFDLLREPYQSIFHKEADALRKAHGRFILVNTNFGLYNNFYGPKYFIEHIMRDNGRIINEVHEKFLQDWVDHVGAVYESFKDLLPELSKAFPKHKIVLRPHPSENHENWHEAVRGLNNVEVIHKGNVIPWLLASEALIHNSCTTGVEAHVLGKPVVAYRPVLSDIYEYELPRVVSISAFTPQETVDVVSRILKGEEMAAPESSLGKDYAANIDGPFACRTITDSLARLLLDSPFEKRSPVKALGAMLRWKVKDSVYDFKVAVNKILNRKQSDAEYMKQKVPGITLDDVRSAVADLQECSGDFCRVQVERLEKTDYCFRISRKD
- the neuC gene encoding UDP-N-acetylglucosamine 2-epimerase — encoded protein: MKLCLVITTRGNYAKVKSIIQAAENDPDVELQIIVGGGAILAKYGNIADSLTTMGVNVDRRIHFLVEGETPVTMAKSAGLAVSEFTTAFENLQPDVVMVIADRFECLSIAMTASYMNIPVAHMEGGEVSGSIDESIRHAITKLAHVHFPATQEAADRIIRMGEAPETVFPVGATSLDVIAGLDLDNLQPIMEKQASAGVGARVDLTQPYLTVIQHPVTTEYAENLEHVNQTLNAIHELGMGTIWIWPNMDAGSDGISKGIRIFREKHVDAPMHFFKSLPIEHYAPLLKNAQAIVGNSSSGIREAAFLGTPCVNIGSRQSGRDRSVNIIDVGYDKAEIKAAIQKQLNHGRYEENHMWGDGKAGPKILDVLKTFDFTIQKRICY
- a CDS encoding N-acetylneuraminate synthase family protein, with product MAFEFAKQFEIDGRPVGAGCPVYIIAEAGVAHFGSLKKAYDLVDLAVEAGADAIKFQVFQARKLISTASQEWIDRLASRELPYDSFKKIAEYCREKCITFFATAHDEPSLDFLDSLDTPVYKIGSGEVENWPFIRKVAQKGKPVILSTGMYTEEQIQEAVDIFVKAGNPQLAVLHCVTAYPTAPRLINLRAIKALQDMGVIAGYSDHTMGYHIPLAAVAMGAAVIEKHITLDFEVPNAQDWKVSCGPDDLYLFVEQVREVEESLGSGVKSPNKAEKQSLAWARKSIVSACAISAGQCITEDMLVCKRPGTGISPAEMDKVLGREAAVDIREDELITWEQLR
- a CDS encoding class I SAM-dependent methyltransferase encodes the protein MKETDKQSASTYDFVQQTGRDKYFAARDREIALLSDGADGIKPEFAEPLDKCPVCGCGQSELWFKKQGFEFRRCKNTSVCGHIFGNPQINEDALNDCYRGAGEGGECAEVSANDLWIEVLLSQANASYDKGKYQRGIDAMQAALGTDKPGRVLDIGCSIGHFLALAKEAGWDAVGLELNEKAVAYATKELGLDVRPRLLDEAGFPPESFDVVTLWGVIEHLKRPVEVISQIAEILKPGGILLTFCPNGASMVCRVLREHAATFDGRNHPSYFTPQSIKYVMKQSGLENIAISFHQPDLDAVLNYLEGRDPYLRDEQEKGPLHAFFSGENRPKAEDFIRENGYGYKMMTLNRKPV